TATTAATCTACCGGGGCGATCTGGTCTTGAATTTGGTGAAGACCTAAGGGCACTGAACAAAGAAGTCGAAATCATAATGGTGACCGCGCATCAAAGTTTCGATTATGCCCAGCAATCCATCAGGATAGGCGTTGTTGATTATTTAACGAAACCCGTAATAGAAAGTGATTTGCATAAAGTCCTGGCCAAGTATGACAAAAGGGAATCTTCTCATAACTATTCCACCCTTATTCACCATTCGCTTTCATTCATTCATGAAAATTATGCCGAAAAACTCTCCCTTTCGGACATCGCTCGTGAAGTGCATACCAATCCGACTTATTTAAGCAGGAAATTCCATGAAGAAGTCGGCACTTCCTTTTCGGAATATTTAATGCACTATAGAATAAAGGCCGCTAAAAGGGCCTTAACCAATAACACCAGCTGGAGCATATCAGACGTCGCTGAAAACTCGGGTTTCAATAGCCAGCATTATTTCAGCACTTTATTCCGGAAGATAGAGGGAATCACACCCAAGGAGTTCCGCGAGAAAGGAAAATGAACATTGCGATCACGTACATTTCAAGAATACGTACAAGGCCCCATTCAAATCGGGATGGGTTTAGGGATCATCTCCCTCCTGGCACGCTGGGTGACAGGAACCACAATATTATCCTCCCCTGAATCGATGGTGAAATATGGAGTTTTCGGAGGGATCGGATACGCCCTGATGGGAGCGATCGCCCTGTCCATGTTCAGCTTCATCGGGAAAAGGGTTCGGCAGGATTTCCCAGTGGGGTTGACCATCGGGGACTATTTAAAAGCCCGGCTTCACCCCCTCGGATATTGGATATTGATCGTGATTCTGGTCATAACCAGTTTACACATCTTATTCATTCAGGGAATGGCTGCGTCCACCCTATGTCAGTTTCTTTTCGATACCCCGCTCTATGTCGGATTGTTCTTTTTTTTCGGTTTTTGTGTCCTTTATGCTGGATTCGGCGGGTTAAAGCTCATTCATGGATTCGCCGCTTTTCAAGTCATCTTCATGTTTGCCGCGGTAATCTTGATTCCTTTATACTTTTTCGTCAAGGAAGGGATTCAGCCTGTTTATGATGGGATTCGTTTATACCATCCATACATGCTCGTAATCAATAAGTATGATCTATGGAGTTTTCTTTTAGCAGGACTTCTTGTCGGGTTCGGCCAGTTTTTCTTTGACCTGACATCATGGCAGCGATTATTCATGATGGAAATGAAAAAGGTTCCCTTAACATTCTCTTTATCCGGCCTTATCTGGATCATATTCCCGCTCTCCTTTTCATCCCTGTTCATCATGGTTATCTTTACGGGCGGCTTCACTGATATACACTCGATCCTGGCTGGATTGGCAAACAAAATAACGACACCATTCTTTTTCATCCTTTTTGTGCTATGCGCTTTCAGTGCAATCACCTCAACATTCGGTGCCTGCCTGCATTCATTGGTAAGCCTGATCGTAGCCAATATTCTTGAACCACTAAAAACAAAAAAAAGCGACCAGCAAAAAATAAGGATGGCCTGCCTGCTTTCAATCTGTATCGGAGGATTGGTTTTCGTTGCTACACTCTTCTATTCCCCAAACCTATTAGAGCTCTTATTTTATTCAGGCAATATATATTCAGCATTGCTGGCCCCAATCCTGGTTATCGTATTCAGCAAAGGGAAAGTCGCTGATTACATACCGATAAGCGCGGTCCTGGCCATTGTGGCTTCATACATCATCCGGCCTTATGTAAGTGAATTCCAAAGCATATGGTTTAGCGGATTGGCTTCATTGACGATCATGGTGATTTGTATGATCCTTACCCTCATCAAGAACAAATGGAGGTCCGTGAAAACAAAACGGGATTAAGAAGGCGGATGGCAAAGTGGTTACATAACAAACTATGTAATCACCTCTGCGTGTATTTGGCTCCGCAGGTCTTGAGAGAATTCAATATCACACAAATAAAAAAAGCCTAATCTTTATAGATCAAGACAGTTTGTAGAAAAAAGCTAAGTTAATTGAACGGAAGGTGCGAGACTCCTGCTTAGAAAAGCGCGTCCAAGGGAGACCCCGCAGGCGCAAGAAGCGCCGAGGAGGCTCCCGGACCGCCCGCGGAAAGCGAGTGCCTGGAGTGGAAATCAAAATAGCAAAATCAAAGACTCTTACCCTTTAAATCAAGGTTCATCGCAAAATATCCAAATCAAGTGCCTCTATTAGCTTGCCACCTTTCTGAAATACCGATAAACCTTTTCCAGCTTTTGAGTCTGTTTCCCCTTTGGGCTTTCCATATTACCGAATTCGAAAAACTTCACTTTTTTGATTCCGACAAAATTGAATAACGCTCTTTTCATCAAGATTTTATGCGCATCATTCAACCAGAGAAGTGGATACTTTGCAGGTCCCTTCATCGTGGACACACATACGACCGACTTTCCCTTTAGAAGACCCTCTGGGAACAAGCCCTTTTTATCCCTGTAAGCAAAATTCGCAGAAAATAATTGATCAATGTATCCCATTAGCATTGCCGGAGGCCTCCCCCACCAGATTGGATAGACAAAGACAATCTTGTCGGACCAGGTAATTTGATTTCTATATTTTTCAAGCTGAGGATCACGATGCATATCACGCCTTCGTTTATGCTCATTGAACTCCAAGAGCGGATTAAAGCCCTCTTCATATAAATCCAAGACCTGCAGTCCCTTTATGTTGGGGTTCTCGTTACTGCCTTTGATGACTTTTTCTAAAAAAGCATGGCTTAAGCTTTCATGATTTGGATATGTGTAGATGACCAGCACGTTCATGACGTCCCCCCCCTATTTACTTATCAATTAATAACAATAATATAACAGCGCCATTTTTGTTGTCAAATGATAATTGTATTTTGATAACTCTTTTGATATCTTCACAAGAGAGGTGAAAGTTATGGACAAAAAAGCTCTTTTTGAAAAAATGGTCACATTTACAACTTCCGTACATCAAGTGACACACGAATTGACCCAAAACGCCAAATCCGATTCCATCACGCCGGTACAATATAAAATTCTTGAATATATAACAGTCAGTCAGCCTGTCACACCAAGTGAAATCAGTGACTGTCAGCACATCTCCATGCCTAACACGAGCCGTGAACTGAAAAAATTAAGCGAAAAGAATTTAATTGAAAAAATAAGTGATTCGGAAGATAGACGGAAACAATACATCCGCCTCTCCAAAGAGGGGGAAATGATGATGAACGAGGCTTTTGCAATCGTGGAATCCCGTTTCCAAAGCCGGCTGCAACATGCATCAAAGGAAGATTTAGCGGATATTGACCGTGCCCTGGACATTCTTCAAACAAAACTTTTTTACTAAATAAACAAAAACGGCTCCCGAGATTGAAGTTGACAAAGAATCAACTTCAATCTCGGGAGCTCCTTCATAATCTCCATTATAATTAGGTACCGCAAAAGGTCCGGTATGGTTTTGTTGACTCAGGCAGTGCGGCGTATTCAGCTTGTTCCTCGCAGTGTGCATAAGGTTTTGCAAGAACATCCAAAAGCCGTTCCATCACACTGTAGTCCCCTTGTTCCACTGCCGCTTCCAACGCCTCTTCCACCCGGTGGTTCCGTGGGATCACTGCAGGATTGCTGTTCTGCATCAATTGATTCGAAGATTCTTTCGATTCCTTCTGCCTGCCCAGTCTTGCCTGCCAAAGCTCTTGCCACTGAGCGAATTCCGGTGTACCGAAAAGGACCGTGTCCTCCACTTTATCAAAGGTCAAAGCACGGAACGTATTGGTATAGTCGGCACCATGCTTCTTCATCATACTGAGGATGCCATTAATAAGGGCTTCATCCTGAGTCTCTTCGTTGAATATCCCCAGTTTCGCCCTCATTCCTGCTAACCAATTAGCGTGATACAGATCATTAAAAACAGAAATCTTATCCTGGGCCAGTGTAACGGCCTGATCTTGGTCATCATGCAACAGCGGCAATAGGGACTCAGCGAATCGTGCAAGATTCCATCCCCCAATAACCGGCTGGTTACCATAGGCATAGCGGCCTTGTCTATCAATTGAACTGAATACCGTTGCAGGATCATAGGCATCCATGAAGGCGCAAGGGCCATAATCGATGGTTTCCCCGCTAATCGTCATGTTGTCGGTGTTCATCACCCCATGAATGAAGCCAACCAGCTGCCATTGGGCGATAAGCTCAGCCTGACGCTTGACCACTTCCTGCAGCAGCGAGAGATAACGGCTTTCATCGGCTTCAATGTCTGGAAAATGACGCTTAATGGCATAGTCGGCAAGTGTCCGGAGTTCCTCGAGCGTGCCCCATTTTGCAGCGAATTGAAAGGTTCCGACACGAAGATGACTCGAAGCCACACGGGTCATGATGGCACCAGGCAGCCCGGTTTCACGGATTACCGTTTCACCTGTCGTCACCACAGCCAAACTTCGGGTGGTAGGAATGCCGAGCCCGTGCATCGCCTCACTGATGATGTATTCGCGCAGCATCGGTCCAAGCGCAGCCCGGCCATCGCCCCCGCGGGAGTATGGCGTTCTTCCTGGACCCTTCAGCTGGATATCGACCCTCTCGCCATCTGGCAAGACCTGCTCGCCAAGCAATATCGCCCGGCCGTCCCCTAACATGTTAAAATGACCGAATTGATGCCCAGCATATGCTTGTGCAAGAGGCGAAGCACCTTCGGGAATCTCGTTTCCGGCAAACACCGCCACACCATCTTCGCTTTGAAGCTTTTGAACGTTTAAACCAAGAGAATCCGCCAAAGGTTCATTCAGAATGATCAACTCCGGTGAACGTACAGGAGTCGGGTTCGTGCTTGTGAAAAACTTTTCCGGAAGACGCGCATAGCTATTGTCTAAATTCCATCCTGTTTCATTAGTCATGGTTTCTCCTTTTCTTATTTTGACTTTTGTATAAATGTTCTTTCTCTCAAGATTCATATTAAAACACGCGATAAAACTCAGTTGCAGTCCATATTAATGTCTACTTCTGCCAATTAATTATACCGTTTCTGCATAAAAATGGCTCTTTTAAAGTCATGTAAAATCATTGGCGCCTTCCGGGATTTCATAAAACGATTGTGTAAAGCGCCAATAACCTCCCTGTCCCTTAGAAATAAAGAAAGCAGGTACCCTTACTGGGTTCCTGCTTAAGAATATCTTAGTCGATTCCCGTTTAAAATTGTGATACGGCTCAGCGTGATTATATGGATGAAACCCTCATTGGGATTGAAGTGGATGGTCCATGCGTAGTTCATATGGACTTTCGTCCAGGTAACATATTAGTTCTTAATGAATCAAAGATATCTGGGCTTATTGATTTTGAAAGTGCGCATGGAGGTCCATCTAAAATAGACTTCACAAAGATAAAGCAATATGTATGGGACGTGTACCCAGAGACTAAAGAGGAATTTATATTGGGATACAAAAGCATCCGGACCTTGCCAAATTTAGAAACTTTTCTACCTTTTTATTCTTTTTACCACGCATTTAGTGGAGTAGCTTGGTGCAAAAAACGTGGTATTGAAAAGAACAAAGAATTCCTTGCCGAAAATATACAAACATTGATAAATATTGTTGGATGATATGTGCTCCTAGTTTTGCAATGGTTTACTTAAATGTAATTTCATTTTGATTAAAAAATCTGATTGCCCTTAGAGTAGGGCTAATCAGATTTTTGTTCCAAATATTGTCTTAGCGTATATTTTTGTTAAAATGTTGGCTGTACCCCTTGATAAGCTAAATCCGGAAATGGATACAATCCTAAAAGTTGAAAAGGATAACCTTAAAAACTTGGCATGAAGGCAAAAACGCTGACGTTGGTTACTTTAAAACTTTGGATCCACACTGTTCACTAATCTATATCCGAATGCCTTGGTACCAGGAATTAATTTTTTGTCTCCATTGATTTATTACCTTGATTGCATCAAAGTATAAATAAAACTTATTATTTCGACTCCCAGGTAAAAGTAACAGCACTTTTAGGAGGAAGAGTATAAGTAAAGAATGCCCCTCCATCATTCACTTGAAATTCTTGATCTTTTTCACTTGGATTTGAGGCAATTAAAACGTTAGAGTGATCAGGGTTTTGATAGGCTACAGTTTCAATTGTTCTCAGGTATGTGGTGGAGGCAATCCGAACGGCATCAGACCCAACAAATTTACTGGCGTGTCCAATGGCGTAGTATTCTACATTCTTCTTAACTTCACCGGTTGCTTGATTAATAGTTACAACCCCACGGCAGTTCTCGCAGCCGCCATTTGTGGGCCCTCCATTTTCGTCGAGTGCGATATTCCACATCAATACGTTTTTTGCCCAATTCCGAGGGGCGCCAATAATAATATTGGACATTTGCCAGCTTAAATTATCCCCAAAGTCTTCGCTCCATTCCCCGCTGCTACATTCGGTAAAATAAATATTTTTATCAGGAAAATTTGTATGGACTTGGGTCATTGCAGCCGGAGTACCTTCATAACAGTGAAGCGCAGTACCATCTGTATATTTTTTTGCGTCCTCATTTTGAAACAAAGCTGTAGTATAATCTAAAGCCCCCTCCCAATTATGATCATAGGAGATGATTTTCGTTTCGATACCGTTCGACTCAAATACTGGACCTAAATAATGTCCAATGAATTTCGCCTGTTCTTCTGCACTCATGCTCATCGTCGGATAATTGGGTGAAGTAAATTCAGGCTCATTTTGAATGGTAATGCTATCAATAGGAATCCCTTTTTGTTCGTAGGCCTGTACATAACGAACAAAATAATTAGCATAGGCTCTATATATTTCCTCATTGGTATAGTCTAAGTACCAGCCATTGAATATTTTTACACCATATTTCATCCAGGGTGGGGCTGTCCATGGAGATCCAACAATCTTAATATCTCTTTTCTTTGCCAGGACAGCCTGAAAGGTAGTAATTACATCTTGATCTTTTTCGATGGAAAAATGGTTTAGTTCCAAATCCAGCTCACCATTTGTATCATTATATGTGTAGCTGCTTGGATTCCCATTCTCATCTACAGAAAAATCAGAAGCCCCAATGGTATGCCGAATATAGTTGATATTAATTCCGTTAGAGGTGAATAAGTCATTTAATAAATATTCCCGCTTCGATTCATCCATTTTTTTTTGAATCAAATAGGCAGAAGAACCAGTAATGGCTGCTCCAAAACCGTCCATTGTTTGATAAGTTGTATTACGATCAATTGTTATAGTTTGTACATTTGTTTTTTCCTTGTCTGAAAAAAGAATAGGGGATTTACTAGTTAACAAGTTCTTTTGATCACCAGTCGTAAGCCAAACAGAAACTTCTTTTTCCTGCCAAATTTCTTCCCTTTCAAGATAAGAATTGAATCGACTAATAAACATTATTAATAACACCAGGAGAAGGAGGATTAAGATCGTTCTTTTCCGATAGGAATTCATTTTCTCACCTCATCTGAAAAAAATTCCCCACATGAACGTAAATTCATTGTGGGGAAAAGGATTATCTTCTAGATAGACTGTCCCTATTACTTGAGTTAATACGTTTGTTTTTGTTTGCTTTATTCGTGTTTGCTTTTGCTAGATTATTTTTATCTGAATTTGCATTGCTCACTTGATTAAAATTCTTACTGTTATCATTGGAAACAGTAATACTACCTTCTAAGCGAATATCAGCAGAAGAACTACCAACGTAAATAGGTACTTGACCCGAAGGCATTACCCATTCATTTTTCTCTTCATCATAATAAGCGAAGGCTTTTGCATCGAGTTTAATAGTTACTCTTTCTTGTTTACCAGGCTTTAATTCTACCTTCTGGAAGCCTGCTAATTGTTTTGGCGCAGTCTCTACGTCTGTTGGCAGTTTGCCAGTATACACTTGTACAACCTCTGATCCGGTTACATCGCCTGTATTACGTAAGTTTAATGATACTTTAAAGGTAGGTTCTTCTGAGTCTTTTGAAGAGGTTACCTTTGTTTTTAAATTCTTGTAGCCAAATTCTGTATAAGATAAACCATGTCCAAAGGAGAAGGCTGGCTTTATCCCAGCTTTTTCAAAGCCACGATACCCTACAAAAATACCTTCCGTGTATTTTGACACTTCGTCGATACCAGGGTATTGTTCTTCCGATGATACTGGTGTTGAATCTTCATCGACTGGGAAAGTAACAGGTAATTTACCTGATGGATTTACATCTCCAAATAATACGTCAGCAATAGCATTCCCCTGTTCTTGTCCGGGATACCAAGCTTGTACAATAGAAGCAACATTATCTTTCCAAGCTCCCATTTCAATAGCAATACCACTTTCATTTACAACAACCACATTCTTATTCACTTTTGCAACTTCTTTGATAAGTTGTTCTTGGTTATTTGTTAATTCCATATCGGAACGATCTACATAACCTTCACTATCAAACGTTCTTGTTACTATAACAGCTACATCTGATTTTTTCGCCAGCTCAACTGCATTAGCAATATTATCATCTACAACATCGTCAGCAGCTTCCCAGCCGAAACGTAATTGACCGCCATCATCATTTCTAGAAGCATTTGGATAATCTGTTTTATATTCAATCTTAACATCATAGTTTTTATCTGCTTCTAATGTTACAGTTTTCTCTTCAGTGCCAAGTTCTTCTCCAGCATTATCTATAACGAGATTGCCATCAATATATACTTTACTAGAACCATAGCTAGTGGTAGAAAGTTTGTACTCACCAGATTTTGGTACGTTGATTACTCCTGTATAGCTTGCCGACATCATGCCATTTAAATTTGTAGGAAGTTTATCTAATTTAGAAGATTGAGCATTAAAGCCTTCGAAATTATAAAATCCTAGATTTAAGTTAACTTGTTTTGTTGTATGTTCAAAGACCGGGTCGCCTTCCATATTTTTATTCGACCAGTATTCTGCTTTTAATCCATTCTCTATTGCATCAGCTGATGGCTTTAGGAATGCAGATGGTACAGAATTTGGTCCTGGAAGAATATCTCCCGCACTAATTGGATCTGTTCCAGCCGCATATTCTACTTTTACATTTTTCCCTGCACGGTTTTTAATCCCTTCAAGTGGGCTTACAGTATAAGTAGGATTCACAAGAGAACTACCCCCACCCGCAGCAGAAGCAGTATCTGCATCCGGTCCGATTACAGCAATTGAATCTAGTTTTTCCGTATTTAACGGTAAGACATCTTTTTTATTTTGAAGTAAAACCATTGCTTCTGCAGCGATTTGTCGAGCAATTGCACCATGTGCTTTTGCGTCAATTTCATTATTTTGCACAGGGTTATCAAATAAACCTTTATCAAACATTTGATATAAAATGCGATACGTACTTTGGTTTATTGTTTCTTCACTTACCTTTCCGTTCTTCACTGCTTGTACTAAGTGATCGCCCCATAAACCATTAGGGTCTCCAGGCGTTTCAAGATCCAACCCAGCATTAATTGATTCTGAAGTACTTACGTTTGCCCCGTAATCACTCATGACAAAGCCAGCAAAATTTAGATTTCCTCTCAATAGTTTCGTTAGGATATCTTCATTTTCACAAGCATACATACTATTTACTTGGTTAAAGGAACACATCACACTACCTAAATCTGCATCTTTTATCACACTTGCGAAAGGTCTTGCATATATTTCGTTTATTGCTCTCTCACTTGCTTGTGAATCACTTGTGAAGCGATCTTTTTCTTGATTGTTTAATAGAAAATGCTTCGCTGTAACTAATACATTGTTGTTTTGAACCGCATTCACATAATTTGTAGCCATTTGTGATTGTAAGTATGGATCTTCTCCTAAGGATTCAAAGTTCCTTCCTCCAAAAGCATTTCTAGCAATATCTAATCCAGGTCCTAACAATACATTGTGTGTTGTATTAAATGCTTCATTCCCAAGTAATTCCCCATATTTTTTAGCCGTTTCCGTATTCCAGGTTGCAGCTAATCCAATCGCAGCAGGCAAAGCAGTTGATTGTTTATTCTGCACATCCGGATTTGCAATCCGGACCCCGACAGGCCCATCTGCCATTGTTAACGCGGGAATCCCATATTTCTCTTCTCCCTTATTATAAAAGCCATAATAATTGTTCAAATTACCGGTGATAAAATGTACTTTATCCTCCAGTGTCATTGCATCCACCAACAAATTAGTTCTTTCTTCAGCAGAAAGTTCCTTGTTCATCCACGGAAACGAATTTGCCTCAGCAGATGTCGTCAGTGGAATAGTTACCATACTAAGAACTAAAGTAAAAATAAGGCTTAGTACGGTAAGTTTCCGTTTCCCATCTAATAAACCAACCATTTTTCCAGCTCCTCTTTCAAAATTTTTATTGCCTTCTAAAGGTTACAGAACAATATTTAATATATATGGTATAATTAGTAGTTATTTGGTATAATTTCAAGGTGTCGAAGGAAACAGGTGAAAATGCCTAACTTTGCTTCATAATCCTTATTATTTGTCAAAACTGGACTTTGGTGAAATGAAAGGGTTTTATATTAAAGGTTAGTAAGTTGAAAATTATACAGATTTTATAAAAAACGGGTCAAAATAATCATTCGAAGAATTTAGAAAGAGTATTATTTCCGACTTATTGGCGCGGAAAAGGTAGAGTTCTATAAATCAATAATAGGCTATTCCATTATCTATGGGGCTTGGATCTTTTACAGTAAGCTAATGTTATTTTGATATATCTATTTAAAACAAATAAGTTATCTAAAAAAAGGCAAGTGATATGAAAATGAATAGAATGGTTAATAGGAAGGATATTCCATATATTTGCAATCTTATGTTCAAAACATTCGACTTACCTGTTTTTTATTTAAATGAGAATAAAAAAGTCACAATTAAATTACCTGAAACTTTTAAAGCTAATCCCTTATTCGAAGGGATTGAAGAGCTTCTTGGTGAAATTACACATTTTTACCAAGGAACTTTATTGCCGGCTATCCATATGACTAATTTTTTGGAGCACTTTCTTATTCTACGCCTGCCTGGTCATCCATCTTTGGGAACCATTGTGATTGGACCATCTTTCTATAAAGGATTAACCGAGGAATCCAAAAAAATCCTTATAATAGATAACAAGGTGCCAGGCAACCATCATGATCAGTGGTTCCAATATTACGAGAATATCCCAGTGATTAACCAAAAGAGGCTGGCTTATATCGGAACGCTCCTCTATTACCTTGTTTGTGGGAAAACTCTTAAGGTGAACGAAGTATTGGAGCAGTCATATATCTATTCACCCAAAGTTACCCCAACCGACCATCTTGATGTCATAGTGTCGAATCAGCGTGAAAACAAATTCTTCCATATGGATCCGAGTTTTGAGAAAAATTTGTACCACCTCATTAAGGTTGGAAAAAAGGATGAAGCGTTAAAGGCCTATCTGTCTTTCCCTAAGGAAGAGATTGGAACTTTATCCAAACAAAGCTATTTAAGAAGCAGGAAGAATTTTGCCATAACTGCTGTTACGCTTTGGACACGAGCCGCTATAAACGGAGGTTTAGACTGGGAAACCGCATATACAATGAGTGATATGCACATTCAACATATTGAAGAATTAGAAGCAATCTATAAGGTAGAAAATGCCATTATTGACGTACTTCTTGAATTTGTTGATGTCGAGCGAAGAAATAAGGGGCAAATTGTTTCTAAACCGGTATTGTCCTGTCAAAATTATATTTTTAAGCATTTATATAGGAAGATAACCCTGGAAAACCTTGGTGAGCACACCGGATTAAATCCAAGCTATTTGTCACAGTTATTCATAAAGGAAACGGGTATTCCAGTAAGTGAATATATTCAGAGGCAGCGTATCGAGGAAGCAAAAAGGCTTCTAATTCTTACCGATTATACTGTATCAGAGATAAGTTTCATACTTAATTTTAATGACCAGAGTTACTTTACAAAAGTATTCAAAAAACATACAGACGTTACGCCAAGACAGTTCAGGAATAGCCACGAATTTGAAATCTAGTTAACAGTTTTTCTTGTTACTTTTCTAATGACAAGGGTCGTATTGAGGAATTTAGCCTACTAAAAACAGCGTGAGTATTCTGCTAAAAAGTACCCTATAGAGTAGACACTAAAAAAGTCTACCTATAGGGTACTTTTTTGTATAATGGGGTACCGCCACATGCCCATCAAGCTAACCCAACGTGATTGCTGTCGCGGATACTATTAAAGAAACCTCTCAAAAAGCGATTGAAAGGTTAAAAAATATGGGTCTTGATGTTTTCACCATGCTCCCCCACCTTTTTCTGTCTTCTTCTTTCCCTCTTCCAATCCAGGATAGACTTAATTCAGTAAAGTCAGGCTGATAAAGGCAATGCCAAATATACAGTACAGAATGAGGGTAAAGGGCTGGGGAAAAATAATATATACTATCATACTAATGATCATCAGCAGGATGCTGAAGGCATTTATCCTATCTCTCCACATACTCACCTTTGGTCAACTCCTTTTCCACAAGCGTAAGGTACATTTTCATCGCAAACTTCTTCCGGTGCTGCCTGGCCGGCTTTGAGGAAGCACTCCTCCCACAGTCAAAGCCAACATCAGCAAAAATAGAGTTTCTTCTTCATCCTTCATTCACTTTGTTATAATGGCTTTGTGCCTAATTTGTATTTTTTCATTTTTCGTTAGTAAGTAAGCGACTGATAATTTATAATTATAAAATTGAATCCACTAAACAGCCATGTAGCCAAAATGATAAATCTATAAAAATAATTTAAATATTCAGACTTTTTAAGGAGTATGAAGTGAATGATCTATAAAACTTTCAAGGTTGTATTAAGAGCCTTGCACAAAGGCCAAACCGAGGAATTCGCTTATGTTTTTGAAGGGAAAAGCTTGCTGATCGGCCGTGCAAGCCAACACTCCAAAGCTGATTTCAAGCTTTACAATGACTTCGTTTCCAGGGAACATTGCCGGATTTATATGGAGGAAGGACAACTCTTCATTGAGGATTTGGCAAGCAAACACGGTACCTCGGTGAACCAGATGCCGCTCGTACCGGGAAATCCCCGTCACATTGAACCGGGGGATTCCATTACTTTGATCAATGGACTGATTGAATTCATGATTTCCATCGACAACGATTTAACACGGGATTTCACTCCGGTGAACCCCGATTTCCAGCAAACCGTCACTATCAATGAGCACCTTCAGACCGTGATCATCAATGAAGAAGCACCCATTAAAATGCCGACAAAGGAATTCAATTGCTTTAAGCTGCTTTATGAAAATTTGGACAA
The DNA window shown above is from Peribacillus sp. FSL P2-0133 and carries:
- a CDS encoding beta-glucosidase; this translates as MVGLLDGKRKLTVLSLIFTLVLSMVTIPLTTSAEANSFPWMNKELSAEERTNLLVDAMTLEDKVHFITGNLNNYYGFYNKGEEKYGIPALTMADGPVGVRIANPDVQNKQSTALPAAIGLAATWNTETAKKYGELLGNEAFNTTHNVLLGPGLDIARNAFGGRNFESLGEDPYLQSQMATNYVNAVQNNNVLVTAKHFLLNNQEKDRFTSDSQASERAINEIYARPFASVIKDADLGSVMCSFNQVNSMYACENEDILTKLLRGNLNFAGFVMSDYGANVSTSESINAGLDLETPGDPNGLWGDHLVQAVKNGKVSEETINQSTYRILYQMFDKGLFDNPVQNNEIDAKAHGAIARQIAAEAMVLLQNKKDVLPLNTEKLDSIAVIGPDADTASAAGGGSSLVNPTYTVSPLEGIKNRAGKNVKVEYAAGTDPISAGDILPGPNSVPSAFLKPSADAIENGLKAEYWSNKNMEGDPVFEHTTKQVNLNLGFYNFEGFNAQSSKLDKLPTNLNGMMSASYTGVINVPKSGEYKLSTTSYGSSKVYIDGNLVIDNAGEELGTEEKTVTLEADKNYDVKIEYKTDYPNASRNDDGGQLRFGWEAADDVVDDNIANAVELAKKSDVAVIVTRTFDSEGYVDRSDMELTNNQEQLIKEVAKVNKNVVVVNESGIAIEMGAWKDNVASIVQAWYPGQEQGNAIADVLFGDVNPSGKLPVTFPVDEDSTPVSSEEQYPGIDEVSKYTEGIFVGYRGFEKAGIKPAFSFGHGLSYTEFGYKNLKTKVTSSKDSEEPTFKVSLNLRNTGDVTGSEVVQVYTGKLPTDVETAPKQLAGFQKVELKPGKQERVTIKLDAKAFAYYDEEKNEWVMPSGQVPIYVGSSSADIRLEGSITVSNDNSKNFNQVSNANSDKNNLAKANTNKANKNKRINSSNRDSLSRR
- a CDS encoding AraC family transcriptional regulator, which encodes MNRMVNRKDIPYICNLMFKTFDLPVFYLNENKKVTIKLPETFKANPLFEGIEELLGEITHFYQGTLLPAIHMTNFLEHFLILRLPGHPSLGTIVIGPSFYKGLTEESKKILIIDNKVPGNHHDQWFQYYENIPVINQKRLAYIGTLLYYLVCGKTLKVNEVLEQSYIYSPKVTPTDHLDVIVSNQRENKFFHMDPSFEKNLYHLIKVGKKDEALKAYLSFPKEEIGTLSKQSYLRSRKNFAITAVTLWTRAAINGGLDWETAYTMSDMHIQHIEELEAIYKVENAIIDVLLEFVDVERRNKGQIVSKPVLSCQNYIFKHLYRKITLENLGEHTGLNPSYLSQLFIKETGIPVSEYIQRQRIEEAKRLLILTDYTVSEISFILNFNDQSYFTKVFKKHTDVTPRQFRNSHEFEI
- a CDS encoding FHA domain-containing protein; protein product: MIYKTFKVVLRALHKGQTEEFAYVFEGKSLLIGRASQHSKADFKLYNDFVSREHCRIYMEEGQLFIEDLASKHGTSVNQMPLVPGNPRHIEPGDSITLINGLIEFMISIDNDLTRDFTPVNPDFQQTVTINEHLQTVIINEEAPIKMPTKEFNCFKLLYENLDNLISKEEIVQHVWPERVGDPEQIVTAEEIASLLYRVRKRINGHFAIKAVIQKGYYMESIHSFNLSDL